The Microcaecilia unicolor chromosome 6, aMicUni1.1, whole genome shotgun sequence genome includes a window with the following:
- the LOC115472521 gene encoding MICOS complex subunit MIC19-like, with protein sequence MGGSASTRRVSFEVHDNDNITVEKDIRLSDNVINHMKEPSAPAARPQPPSSDSPGFTVNEAELERKIAEELALEQARRETDTQNRLEQDKRYTREGISRILEREKNAAHELLTRALLWEKRTTEEVRLKTKCLAKQIEEKDRILKKQAEYYKEQLANLEERSDQFYNLTTEQYQKAANDVENKFKLSEVFCVQGSVFILERR encoded by the exons ATGGGAGGGAGTGCCAGTACCCGGCGGGTCTCCTTTGAGGTACACGACAATGATAATATCACGGTGGAGAAGGACATCAGGTTGTCTGATAACGTAATTAACCATATGAAGGAGCCTAGTGCACCTGCTGCAAGACCACAGCCACCATCATCTGATTCTCCTGGCTTTACAGTGAATGAAGCAGAGCTGGAAAGGAAAATAGCTGAAGAACTAGCACTGGAGCAAGCTAGAAGGGAAACTGATACGCAGAACAGGTTAGAGCAAGATAAACGCTATACACGTGAAGGAATCAGTAGAATCCTAGAACGAGAGAAGAATGCAGCTCATGAGCTCCTTACTAGAGCCCTTCTTTGGGAAAAAAGAACTACTGAAGAGGTGCGCCTAAAAACAAAGTGCCTAGCTAAGCAAATAGAAGAGAAGGACCGAATCCTAAAAAAGCAGGCTGAGTACTACAAAGAGCAACTGGCTAATCTGGAAGAGAGAAGTGATCAGTTCTACAATCTCACTACAGAACAGTACCAGAAGGCTGCTAATGATGTGGAGAACAAGTTCAAGTT ATCTGAAGTTTTCTGTGTTCAAGGTTCTGTATTCATCTTGGAGAGGCGGTGA